The sequence CCAGGCAGCTCTTGATGTTAATGCGGAGCTTGACAAAGCAGAGGAGGATTTATAAAAATGAGTGGTTTTAAGACTGTAACGAAAGGGATAATAAAGGAAAATCCGGTATTCAGGCTTGTCCTTGGTACATGCCCCACTTTGGCTGTGACAACATCAGCCGAAAATGCCTTGGGAATGGGGGCGGCCGTTATATTTGTGTTGATGGGGTCAAATGTAGTGATTTCCCTTTTGAGAAAGGTGATACCTGACAAGGTCAGAATTCCTGCATATATAACAATTATTTCGGGATTTGTGACGATAGTTCAGATGCTGATTAAGGCATATCTTCCTGCTATTGATAAGCAGCTGGGTATATTTATACCTCTTATAGTTGTAAACTGTATCATACTTGCAAGAGCGGAGATGTTTGCAAGCAAGAACGGTCCACTCATGTCAATTCTTGACGGGCTTGGCATGGGAATAGGTTTTACCTTGTCGCTTCTTGTTATGGGAAGCGTCAGAGAGATACTTGGAAACGGCACATGGTTTGGAATGAATATTACCGGTGGAATTTATGAACCGGCAATAATTATGATACTTCCTCCCGGTGGATTTTTGGCATTTGGATTTATAATGGCAGCTATAAACAAGCTTTCTTCCAAAAAAGTTGAGCATACAGGCTGCGCATCATGTCCTATGCCTTGCGGGGTTTCAAATAATGGTGAGGAGGCTTAACCAAAATGAGTGATGCTAGTTTGATGATTATAATTATATCAGCTTTGCTGGTAAAGAATTTTGTGCTTTCGCAGTTTTTAGGAATTTGCCCGTTTTTGGGGGTTTCCACGAAGCTTTCCACAGCCATGGGAATGGGCTGTGCGGTAACCTTTGTTATGACGATTGCGTCCTTTGTTACAAAACTCTTGTATGACGGCTTGCTTGTTACTTTTGAACTTCAATACCTGCAAACTATATTGTTTATTCTTGTTATAGCGGCACTTGTACAGCTTGTTGAGATTATATTGAAGAAGTTTGTGCCTCCTCTTTACAGGGCGCTGGGTATTTATCTTCCTCTCATTACTACCAACTGCGCCGTGCTGGGAGTGGCACTGCTTAATATCGACGAGGGATTTGACCTTTTGAGGTCCACGGTTTATGGTTTTGCAGCCGGGCTTGGATTTACTCTTGCCTTGATTCTGTTTGCGGGGGTAAGGGAAAGATTGGAGTACAGTAATATACCGGAATCCTTCAAGGGACTTCCGATAGCGCTGATTTCAGCAGCTTTTGTTTCCCTGGCATTCTTTGGTTTCCAAGGACTTCTGGGTATATAAAAGTGTTTTCCAGATTATTAAGAGGGGTTGTTTAAAATATGGTTTTTGATGTGTTGATACCAACTGCTATTGTTGGAGGAGTAGGTCTTTTGGCAGGACTTGGCCTTTCTGTGGCGTCAAAGAAATTTGAGGTAAAAGTTGATGAAAGGGTCGGACTGGTAAGAGAAGTTTTGCCGGGAGCCAATTGTGGTGCCTGCGGACAGACGGGTTGCGACGCATTTGCAGAGGCCGTTGTTGAGGGAAAATGCAAACCAAACGGCTGCCCTGTGGGTGGACAGGAGGTTGCCGATAAAATTGGCGAGATTCTCGGCGTAAAAGCTGAAGCAGCTGTGGCGAAGGTTGCCAGGGTTATGTGCTCGGGAACTTATGAGGCGTGCAAGCAAAAGTATGAGTATTCGGGAATTGAGGATTGTGCCGCGGCATCAGTTCTTTTTGGAGGACCTTCGGGATGTTCTTACGGTTGCGTTGGCATGGGTAATTGCGTGAGGGCATGTCCCTTTGATGCAATTGTGCTGGTAAACGGTGTGGCAAGAGTTGTGGAATCAAGATGCAAGGCATGTGAAATGTGCGTGGCATCTTGTCCTAAAAAAATAATTAAAATTGTTCCAAAATCCAATGAATATACAGTGGCATGCTCCAGCATGGACAAGGGAGCCGTGGTGAGAAAGAATTGCACCGTGGGGTGCATTGGCTGTGCAAAATGTTCGAAAGTGTGCCAGCATTCAGCCATAGAGATGCAGGGAACACTGGCAAGGATAAATGTGGAAGCCTGTGTCAACTGCGGTGAATGCATGAAGGCTTGTCCTACCGGGGCGATTAAAAAGTTTAAATGTGAAGTTTAAATGTTAAGTGTGAAATAAAGTTTGGTTCTTTTGACATAAAGCTCAGCGGATGCTGAGCTTAATATATTTGTAATTTTTAGATTTGGGTTATTATCTGTGTGGCTTTTTTGTAACCAGTATTTGGTTTCTGCCGTTTTTAAATGATTTTCTAACATCATAGCCCCTTGTTACCAATGTGTCGTATATTTTGTCGGTTTGCTCAAAGTAGTTGTTTTCCACATCCAAAATCAGTGTTTCTCCGGGCTTTAACTCGTTTGACAACTTTTCCAGTGTGGCATCCACGTTCATATTTTCTGCGTTTATGATTTTCTCACCGTTGTGATTCATTTTGATTTCCTCCCGTTTTGGAAAAAATAAATGAAAAATGATTTAAGTCAGTGCAAAAAATGTTTCAAAACTCAATTCAATGCGTATATATTTTGTATATAGTATTGACATGCAGATGCTATTATATAAGGCAAATATTATTATATTGTAAAAAATTTCTTGTTTGAGGAGCAGAATATGAAGAAAACGAATATTGTGCTTATAGGTATGCCGGGGGCCGGTAAAAGTACCATTGGGGTGCTTTTGGCAAAGGCGATGAAAATGCCTTTTATTGATACGGATTTGCTGATACAGCAAAAGTATAACAAATATCTTCAGGAAATTATTGACGAGGTTGGCGTTAAAGAGTTTCTTTCAATTGAGGAAAAAACAGCTCTTGAGCTGAATGTCGAAAACCATGTGATTGCAACGGGCGGAAGTATGATTTACAGCAATTTGGCATTGGAACATTTAAAAAAAGATGGTGTGCTTGTTTATCTACAGTTAAGGTACGATGAGATTGAAAGCAGGCTGGCTGATATATCCGGCAGAGGAGTTGCCATGGAAAAGGGCCAGACTTTGATTGGACTTTATAGTGAGAGAGTGCCTTTG comes from Acetivibrio thermocellus ATCC 27405 and encodes:
- the rsxE gene encoding electron transport complex subunit RsxE — encoded protein: MSGFKTVTKGIIKENPVFRLVLGTCPTLAVTTSAENALGMGAAVIFVLMGSNVVISLLRKVIPDKVRIPAYITIISGFVTIVQMLIKAYLPAIDKQLGIFIPLIVVNCIILARAEMFASKNGPLMSILDGLGMGIGFTLSLLVMGSVREILGNGTWFGMNITGGIYEPAIIMILPPGGFLAFGFIMAAINKLSSKKVEHTGCASCPMPCGVSNNGEEA
- the rsxA gene encoding electron transport complex subunit RsxA; translated protein: MSDASLMIIIISALLVKNFVLSQFLGICPFLGVSTKLSTAMGMGCAVTFVMTIASFVTKLLYDGLLVTFELQYLQTILFILVIAALVQLVEIILKKFVPPLYRALGIYLPLITTNCAVLGVALLNIDEGFDLLRSTVYGFAAGLGFTLALILFAGVRERLEYSNIPESFKGLPIALISAAFVSLAFFGFQGLLGI
- a CDS encoding RnfABCDGE type electron transport complex subunit B; translated protein: MVFDVLIPTAIVGGVGLLAGLGLSVASKKFEVKVDERVGLVREVLPGANCGACGQTGCDAFAEAVVEGKCKPNGCPVGGQEVADKIGEILGVKAEAAVAKVARVMCSGTYEACKQKYEYSGIEDCAAASVLFGGPSGCSYGCVGMGNCVRACPFDAIVLVNGVARVVESRCKACEMCVASCPKKIIKIVPKSNEYTVACSSMDKGAVVRKNCTVGCIGCAKCSKVCQHSAIEMQGTLARINVEACVNCGECMKACPTGAIKKFKCEV
- a CDS encoding shikimate kinase encodes the protein MKKTNIVLIGMPGAGKSTIGVLLAKAMKMPFIDTDLLIQQKYNKYLQEIIDEVGVKEFLSIEEKTALELNVENHVIATGGSMIYSNLALEHLKKDGVLVYLQLRYDEIESRLADISGRGVAMEKGQTLIGLYSERVPLYEKHADITVNCSGKNMEAIVTEIKNRFEEGK